One genomic window of Dethiosulfovibrio russensis includes the following:
- a CDS encoding HAD family hydrolase, translated as MNTDKSFPKVIKTAIPRIWEGLLGRKIDVNPFSQRHFETSKQFSLLNDDYDICWGLVSLAASKGKESLEESFPSPWEWEETMKKIESSGLTLVAWMEENLDSTAPYDETRRCCEELYFGSDKTRELLGREPKNQDDYGFWLEETPMMKRHWKKIPLPVGIYTGRSRKELSLALEAMGWKDLPRDMAICSDDGIKKPSPEGLDLLCRRLDKSWPLFFGDTASDRASLRALGRGDFMAIGNMLKDVEFRFSNVEDAIRALGL; from the coding sequence ATGAACACGGACAAATCCTTTCCTAAGGTCATAAAGACCGCGATACCCAGAATATGGGAGGGACTTCTCGGAAGAAAGATCGACGTCAACCCATTCTCTCAACGTCATTTCGAGACGTCCAAACAGTTCTCGCTGCTGAACGACGACTACGATATCTGTTGGGGTCTCGTCTCTCTGGCGGCGTCCAAGGGGAAGGAGAGCCTGGAGGAGAGTTTCCCCTCTCCCTGGGAGTGGGAGGAAACGATGAAAAAGATAGAGTCCTCCGGTCTTACCCTGGTAGCGTGGATGGAGGAGAACCTGGATTCGACCGCTCCATACGACGAGACCAGGAGATGCTGCGAGGAGCTCTACTTTGGATCGGACAAGACCAGGGAGCTTCTAGGCAGAGAGCCGAAAAACCAGGATGACTACGGCTTCTGGCTAGAGGAGACTCCCATGATGAAACGTCACTGGAAGAAGATTCCTCTTCCTGTGGGCATATACACCGGAAGGTCCAGAAAGGAACTGAGCCTGGCTCTGGAGGCCATGGGCTGGAAGGACCTTCCGAGAGACATGGCTATCTGCTCCGACGACGGCATAAAAAAGCCCTCTCCGGAGGGATTGGACCTGCTCTGCAGAAGACTGGACAAAAGCTGGCCCCTTTTCTTCGGCGATACCGCCAGCGACAGAGCTTCCCTAAGGGCCCTCGGAAGAGGTGACTTCATGGCGATAGGGAATATGTTGAAGGACGTTGAGTTCCGCTTCTCCAACGTGGAGGACGCCATAAGAGCTCTTGGTTTGTAA
- a CDS encoding AMP-binding protein translates to MSGILPMLFHFRQVILPSFMPVDRTLRAIEASGVTAIVAVPTMLRFMVAAGLRMGMRFSSVRLVISGGDRFSVDLDSRIEKVFGVPVLEGYGLTECSPILAVNPSYRTRKLGTVGPILDGLEWQIRGLDGEVKEEGGEGVLWVKGPSVVSRYFRNPEVSAEKFVDGWFNTGDVVSIDGDGYVSIMDRAGDMIIVGGFNVHPQEVEAVLSSYPGVKEAVVVGKENSFSGQIPCGYVILDPGVSVTSAELISYCKGHLAHYKVPRKIETVEDFPRNSLGKVLRRVLRDSLNRG, encoded by the coding sequence GTGAGTGGGATTCTGCCTATGCTTTTTCATTTTCGTCAGGTGATTCTCCCTTCGTTCATGCCGGTCGACAGGACCTTGAGGGCCATAGAGGCCTCCGGAGTTACCGCAATAGTCGCGGTACCAACCATGTTGAGATTCATGGTTGCCGCCGGCTTGAGGATGGGAATGAGATTTTCCTCGGTTCGTCTTGTCATAAGTGGAGGCGACCGTTTTTCCGTGGATCTCGATTCCCGAATAGAGAAGGTTTTCGGGGTGCCGGTCCTGGAGGGGTATGGATTGACCGAATGTTCCCCTATATTGGCGGTAAATCCCTCTTACCGGACCCGTAAGCTAGGCACGGTCGGTCCCATTCTGGACGGTCTGGAGTGGCAGATCCGAGGTCTGGACGGAGAGGTCAAGGAGGAGGGCGGAGAAGGTGTCCTGTGGGTCAAAGGCCCTTCCGTTGTCTCGCGTTATTTCAGGAATCCCGAGGTGTCGGCGGAGAAGTTCGTGGACGGTTGGTTCAACACGGGGGACGTGGTGTCCATAGACGGCGACGGATACGTCAGTATCATGGACAGAGCAGGGGATATGATAATCGTGGGAGGGTTCAACGTCCACCCTCAGGAGGTCGAGGCGGTGCTTTCCTCTTATCCCGGGGTAAAAGAGGCTGTCGTAGTCGGCAAGGAGAATTCCTTCAGCGGTCAAATTCCCTGTGGCTATGTGATATTGGATCCCGGTGTCTCTGTGACTTCTGCGGAGCTGATCTCTTACTGCAAGGGACACCTGGCCCATTACAAGGTTCCTCGAAAAATAGAGACGGTTGAGGATTTTCCCAGGAATAGCCTGGGCAAGGTGCTGAGAAGGGTCCTACGAGATAGCTTGAATCGAGGGTAG
- a CDS encoding AMP-binding protein — translation MDKAGGTMMEGPSRIEDRVSAVWRDGDPVLWWNGEWMTARKLFDMAEDSKMVLSGGGFRRGDRLMVLMPNCPALLALSIACWRLGGTVVPVNPQAGPEAVLSSIDAVEPCAVVVGAPLEGAFSSLSESPVPVIPMPLDAPIDVFRGADTSISEDHIALLFSTSFRTFIHWGSS, via the coding sequence ATGGATAAGGCAGGTGGGACGATGATGGAGGGGCCATCTCGCATAGAAGACAGGGTGTCCGCGGTCTGGAGAGACGGAGATCCTGTCCTGTGGTGGAACGGTGAGTGGATGACCGCTAGGAAGCTGTTCGACATGGCCGAAGATTCCAAGATGGTCCTGTCCGGCGGTGGCTTTCGAAGGGGTGACAGGCTCATGGTCCTCATGCCCAACTGTCCCGCCCTGCTTGCTTTGTCGATAGCATGTTGGCGTCTCGGCGGCACGGTGGTTCCGGTCAATCCCCAGGCAGGACCGGAGGCTGTCCTATCCTCCATCGACGCGGTAGAGCCCTGTGCTGTCGTGGTAGGAGCCCCTCTGGAGGGGGCTTTTTCCTCTCTGTCGGAGAGTCCCGTCCCGGTCATCCCCATGCCTTTGGACGCTCCCATCGATGTGTTTCGAGGAGCCGACACCTCGATCTCGGAGGACCATATCGCTTTGCTTTTCTCAACGTCCTTCCGAACTTTCATACACTGGGGTTCATCGTGA